The sequence CTGGCAAACAGATCCCGGAAGTGCGCCGTGGTGCTATAGGTGTCGTACAGCCCGAGGTGATCCTGTTCCACCCGCGCCCGGAACTCCTGCACCCGCCGAAGTTCAGCCTGGGTGTCCGCGTTCCCCGCCTTCTGAAAAGGCAGCGGCTTCTCCGCAAAGTACAGTAGGACAGAGCGGCCACTGGCATGGAACTTGTCAATCTCCTCCACAGTGCCAGACTCGGCCACCCCTGTGTCTGTGCCCAGCCGCGACCAGAAGAGGGCCACGAGCACATCTGCCCGGTCGGTGAGCTGCTCGTTCACCACGGCCTGCGCCCGGCCCCGCAGCGCGGGCCGGGTGTGGGTCGTCCAGTGCTTGGGCAGCAGGACGATCTCTTCGGCCTCCGCGTGCTGCAGGTTCCACTCGGCCACCACTTGCCTCGCCACCTCGCGCTCCTCCGTGGTGTCGTTCGGACCGCCGATCATCACGCGCAGCATTCGGACTTCTAGGCCAACTGGCGCAGTGTCGGGTCTGGCCGGGGCGGCTGGCAACTGGCGGGGAGGCATGAGCTGGAGGAGGGTCCCACTTCTGATGGCCTGACCCGCACGGTCCTCGAAGTGAGCAAGGGCCGATCCTGCTGCCTCCCGGGTCAGGCCAGTGGCCAGAGCAATGCCTTCAATCTCCAGCGTGGCACGCAGACCTAATTGGAGAGCTTGATCAACGAGAGAATTGAGCCGGCGCTGCGCGTCCTCCTCGCCTGGTTCCTCACCCAGCAAACGCGTAAGGTCTCCTGCCTGAATGATCAGGGCATCGCTTCGTGACTTTCTCTCAGGTTCATCCGTCATCCATTGCAGAAAGCGTCGGGAACAGAGGAACACTTGCATCGAGCGGTCGATGGGAACGTTGCCCACCCCTTCTTGCGGCTCGGTCATCCAGGTGTGGGGGAAGGCTACGCGCGCACCTGCCATGTCAAGGGGACCGACCTCCGCGTCAGTGGCCTCAATCCAATGGGAGACCGTGTTCTGTGCAAGATTTGCACGCGAATCCATAAACACCAGTTGCACGGCGCGGTCCCGCACAATGGTCACGGGCCCAGCAATGACTTGGCTCATCACTGCGCCTGTCCGTCAAGTCCTTGACGGACCTTGGCCTGCAGCTCTTCGCAGCAGGTATCGAAGTCGAATTCGAGAGTGGCATCATTCGACAGATGGCCGTGGATCTGGTTGAGTGAGGCGAAACGGCCATGGACGGGGCAGTATTGGGATTCAATCAGCTCCCGCACCTGATCTTTGATTTGTGCGTCGGCTCTTTGCTTGAGCTCTCGCATGAATTTTTTTGTGTCCACCAGGACCTCCAGCTCTAGGGTAACCAATCGGCGAAGGAGGACAGGGAACGTCCGCCACAAGCGGGAGTTGAGAGCGAAGTCGTGGGCGAGGGTGCCGGCTGGTGGCCCTGCGTCGGCGCAGCCGTCGCTGGACGGTCGTGGTCAGGTGCGGTCTCGCTGCTGCTGGCCAAGCCGTACGCTGAGCGACATGCTGGGAATGGTGCTGCTCGGGGGCTATCTGCTGCTGGCTGTGGCCGGGCTGCTGAGCCTCACTGCTGCGGTCTCTGTGCTGGTGCTCGCGCCCTGGAAGGGCGGCGCAGCGAAGCGGTCCGCCCTCCTGGCCCGCCTGGGCTTGACAGTGCTCTTCGCCGGTGGGACAGCAGTGTGCCAGGCGTTCATCGTGGCGTTCGGTGAGACGCTGGGCCATATGCCGCCGGTCACGTCGCCCAGCCCGTCGACGCAGTGGTGGTGGACCGCTCAAGGGCTGGCCGGTGGCGGCGTGCTGTTGCTGCTCGGCGCGGGTCTGGTGCGCTGGCGCTGGCGCTGGCGACCACGGACCTGACCCGGCCGCCCCCGGCGCGGCGCTACTCGCAGCCTATTTCAGTTCCTTTTTCTGGTTCGCCAGTCCCTGTGCCAGCGCAACGGCCCGGTTCAGATTGGCCTGACCCACTTGCGCGCTGTAGCCGGCGCTGTCGGTGGTGTGGGGTTTGTCGCGGAGGGACGCGCGGCGGAGGTCGCCGGGTGGGTAATACCGAATCCCAGCTTTGGCACAGGCTTTGTGGAGGGCGGCGCGAAGGTCCCGTTCGAGCTTGTACGGCAAGACAGGGACGTCTGGTGCAAAGACGCCCCCGTGGGCCCTGTGATGCGCCTGGAGTGCCTTCAGGGCCACGTCACTGAGACGGGTGATGGTCTGCGGCCTGAGAATGGCCCCTGTCCCCAGGTCAAACGCAGTCCAGTGGAAGTCGAGGAGTTCCCTGACCTTGAACGCATGTTCGTCAATCAGCACCAAAGCGGTGTGCAGGGCCGTGTCTTTGCGCGTGGTTTTGTGCAGAGCGTCAATCTCTTCGCGACTGATGGCAGGGGCGTCGGCGCGTTCGCCAGGGGGCCGGCGTAGGCCTTCCAACGGACTGCGCTCAAGCACCCCTATCTGCATGGCTTGCTTGTAGATATTGGCGAGGAGCGAGAGGCGTAGGCGGATGGTGTTGGGTTTGGCGGGTGGGCCGATGTGGGTGGGGCGGGCGGCCTCTAACAACCACGCGTGGAAGTCAGGGGGCGGAGCGAGGAAGCTGACTTTGTCTTGGATGGCTTGGGTAAAGATCAGGGTCAGGAGGGTGAAGGCGTTGTTGGGGGGGACAGGGAGCTGGTCTTTCACCAAGGGCAGCAACTCGTCTAATCGGGCTTCTTCGAGGGCGGTGGCGAACTTGGTTTTGTGTTCGTCGTGGTCCATAGGTCAAGCATACGGGATAACGAGTGTTAATAGACACAAGTGAAGTATCTCAACCCCACCCATCTCCCCTTTTTCCCATCCCACACGCTCTTTTCCCTATCTTCCTATTCTACACCCTTCCCTTCTCGATCACCTATCACAGTCTCTGCATGGCTTCCACTCCCGCACTGGCACCAGCTCAAGCTTCTGAAACCACCCAGCACGACCCCACCTGGCTCTGCGGCAAGCCAGGACCACACCACACCCGAACGACCCTCCACGCCCCCACCCGAGATGCCGCCGCCTTCACCTACGCCCGCCGCACGTACCAATCCGCCACCGTCCACCACACCCGTCAAGGCTGGTACGACGTCACCGTCCCTGAATTCGAGTGGGACCACACCCCCTGCACCTTCGTGCAGCACTTCCGCGTCGCACGAGCGCCCACTCAAGCGCGTCGAGGCGTCGACGAGGGCGCGGCCCGGCGCGCCCTCATGGCCCTGCACCCCGCCGGCTGGGCCGTCCCTGAAATCAACATCACCGCGGCCGACGGCTACGCCGGCCGCGCGGACCTGTTCGTGCTCCCAGATCACAGCGGCAGCATCGGGTATGAGATCAAGACCGACAGAGACAGTTTGAGTCGACTCACATCCCAGATCAGGCTGTATGACCATTGCTTTTCACGACGGGTGTTGGCCACCACCCCGAGCCACCTGAAGGCCGCAGGCCAGCTGCTGACCCAGGCCTGGGGCTTGGTTGTGCTGGACCCAGTGACGCACGAGATCCTGGAACAGCACCGTGCCCCGCAGGCCCAAGAGCATGATCTGGCCAGCCAGCTCCTAGTGTTGGAGGAACTACGCGTGGGGGAACTGAATGCGCTGCTGAGGGAGATCGGTGTGACTCGCACGAACAACTCGCTCAATGCCCAGCGCTGGGCACTACTGGAGGCGCACTACGGCATCCCCACGTTGCGCGACCTGTGCTTTCGTACCCTCGCCGCTCGTACAGGCAGGCGCGTGATAGCCAGACGGTTGGCATCATCTTGAGTGGGTGGACTGCATTCAGCAGTCCACCTTCAGCGGAGGGCAAAAGCCACGCTGTCGGCCTGTGTTACCAGCAGGGCTGTCCGCTCTGGACTTCTGCGGCTCAGGAGGTCATGAGCCCGCTCGGCGGCGGGTCGGCCCTGATTCAAGTTCAGTTCTGTGCGTTCTTCATGGGCACTCCAGGCGAGTTTGCCGGGCTGAATCGGCACGATGGTGCTCTTCTGCCCTGGACTGCGACCATCGGGGGCAAAGCGCAACTCGGGCACCAGGTCGACTCGGGCGCGTTGACGCTGGACTTGTGTGATCTGGGCGAGGACACCGTCGAGGAGGAGGCCGAAGTCGGGGAGCCAGAGCCAGACCCATTCTCCGACCTGCCAGCTCTCTCCTCGCAAGAGCCGGGGCGCAAGGCGTGAGTCGATTTCGGATGGCAGGCGACGCTTCCCCGTGGAGGCCACCCGGCGCAGCTGTGTCGTGGGATACGGCTCCGGTAACAACACCCCGCCCCAGGTGACGCGCACGGTCTGCGTCTGCCGCACGGACGACAGGCTGTGGACCCCTTGAACACGGACCAAACCTGGATAGGTCCGGTCCAGGGGTGGGCGGAACACGACCAAATCAGCCGGTTGGAGCATCAGCGGCACGCGCGAGGTCATGAAGCATTGTAGGCACGGCGGGGCGTGACCCTATGCCCGTCATCCTGACGACAGACACCATGGGGATGCCCCTGATCCGGCAGTTCAAGTGGGTGGGGTGAGAGGGCGCGCTCGCTGAGGGGTTGGGACCCAGGCGCACGAGTGCGCCTGGGTCCTGTTTGATCGTTGATGAGGACAGAAAGGCTTGCAAGACGGTGAAGAGCGGGTGACCTTGCAAGGGCAGAGAAATAGGGAGTAAGGTAGGGTGATGAAGTAAGAGAATTAATGTGTAGAACGGGGAAAAGAGTGGATAGATAGGTTAGGGAAAGAGTCTATTAACGTTGGTTATTAAGAGACCCTGGCACTTCTCCAGTGAGCTCAGGACCCACGCCTAGCACCTCGAACAGCCCCACTAGCACCCCCCCAGGCAACGCGTCCCACCGCGCGTTCCGCGGGGGGTGTTCTTCGCGCACGCCATTCAGCAGCCCACGCACCACCACGCCCACCCGGACGTTTCTTCTGGCTTCGCCCCCGCTCGTGCTGACATAGAGGCGGTAGGCCCGGCCGGTGCGGCGGCGCACGGTGGAACGCTGGCCACGCTTGGTCTCCAGGCTCCACCACCCGACACACCACACCTCCGCACGCGTGCGTGCGGAGGCCTTCACCACGAAGTGGAATAGCCGCATCCTCAAGCAGCGGCCACCCGCACCACCTAGTTGGTGGCGCCACCCACGGTGATGAACAGCGCTGAGACTGGTCCATACGTGCCGTTGCTGTTCCGAGCACGCACGTAGAGGGTGTGCTTTCCAGCGCTCAAGCCACTCGCTGAGACTGTCGCTCGCACGGCTTCGCGATTGGTGTTGAAGCTCCCGTCCGTCGCCGTCATAGCACGTGCCGTTCCGCCGGCCC comes from Deinococcus betulae and encodes:
- a CDS encoding sce7726 family protein, with translation MASTPALAPAQASETTQHDPTWLCGKPGPHHTRTTLHAPTRDAAAFTYARRTYQSATVHHTRQGWYDVTVPEFEWDHTPCTFVQHFRVARAPTQARRGVDEGAARRALMALHPAGWAVPEINITAADGYAGRADLFVLPDHSGSIGYEIKTDRDSLSRLTSQIRLYDHCFSRRVLATTPSHLKAAGQLLTQAWGLVVLDPVTHEILEQHRAPQAQEHDLASQLLVLEELRVGELNALLREIGVTRTNNSLNAQRWALLEAHYGIPTLRDLCFRTLAARTGRRVIARRLASS